Proteins encoded together in one Armatimonadota bacterium window:
- a CDS encoding histidine kinase, producing MSLRRRIMVLAAIGMVAATAPLGLMGVGMLRAATERVLAERLALTRVTAEHLDGRLSRSRDHLVVLARLVAAARARGRLGEMRPVLAAITLESTVFTGGVLLTDAAGELVFQEPGTDALALSRQDLRPVIHQTLSTGRPAVSTLLRTAGSLPVVVMTVPVPGPGPRPAGVLAGVINLADPALQTFVEGMAVGTTGHAVVVDADGVVLMSTDRRELFTRGEHPEFFIRHMRARKAAVGPTEDREGHAMAFVPLTTVPWGVAAGQDEEETFGPIRRLRDRIVLFGLAVLAAALLFAWVDTGAVAAPLRLLQENAERIARGDLGRPVDVQRGDEIGALARSFETMRVRLLASLEEIQRRAVASQALYEVGTEVLSLRDRDAVLRSVAARAASLLRADVAVVCLFAGRGDRAVVRAASGPAAGAVARGSTFPVPAGDLQQGCVTCANIDAALRSSHLAVPLTVGRRTVGALCVASSTPRTFSPEDREILNGLANLAAIAVENARLQGQVRSLAVAEERERIARELHDSVGQVLGYVNTKVQAVKLLLEAGKLPEALAQLGQLEDAARTSYADLREAILGLRTEISPHCRLVDALREYVSRFSELSGVETRLLVEGDPAAYLVDPPVELHLIRIVQEALANVRKHARARRAWVWLVERGGTLMVSVSDDGVGFDPARVGGGLWPRFGLQTMRERAEAIGGSFAVRRRDGGGTVVSVSLPVHRGGPVDARAAGG from the coding sequence ATGAGCCTGCGCCGACGGATCATGGTGCTGGCGGCCATCGGGATGGTGGCCGCCACTGCGCCGTTGGGGCTCATGGGCGTCGGGATGCTCCGTGCCGCCACCGAGCGCGTCCTGGCCGAACGGCTCGCCCTGACGCGGGTGACGGCGGAGCACCTCGACGGGCGGCTGAGCCGGAGCCGGGACCACCTGGTGGTCCTGGCGCGCCTGGTGGCGGCCGCGCGGGCGCGCGGCCGTCTCGGGGAGATGCGCCCCGTCCTCGCGGCCATCACCCTCGAGTCCACAGTGTTCACTGGCGGAGTCCTCCTGACGGACGCCGCGGGTGAGCTGGTCTTCCAGGAACCCGGCACCGACGCTCTGGCGTTGTCCCGTCAGGACCTGCGCCCGGTGATCCACCAGACCCTGAGCACGGGGCGACCGGCCGTCAGCACGCTGCTCCGCACGGCCGGCAGCCTCCCCGTCGTCGTCATGACGGTGCCGGTTCCCGGTCCGGGACCCCGGCCGGCGGGAGTGCTGGCCGGAGTGATCAACCTGGCGGACCCTGCCCTGCAGACGTTCGTGGAGGGCATGGCCGTCGGCACCACGGGGCACGCCGTCGTCGTGGATGCGGACGGCGTCGTCCTGATGAGCACCGACCGCAGGGAACTCTTCACGCGGGGCGAGCACCCGGAGTTCTTCATCCGGCACATGCGGGCACGGAAGGCCGCCGTGGGGCCGACGGAGGACCGCGAGGGGCACGCCATGGCCTTCGTGCCCCTGACGACGGTGCCCTGGGGCGTCGCGGCCGGCCAGGACGAAGAGGAGACCTTCGGCCCGATCCGGCGGCTGCGCGACCGCATCGTGCTCTTCGGGCTGGCGGTGCTGGCCGCCGCCCTCCTCTTCGCGTGGGTGGACACCGGGGCGGTCGCCGCCCCGCTGCGGTTGCTGCAGGAGAACGCCGAGCGCATTGCCCGCGGCGACCTGGGGCGTCCCGTGGACGTGCAGCGGGGCGACGAGATCGGCGCGCTGGCGCGGAGCTTCGAGACGATGCGGGTCAGGCTCCTGGCCTCTCTGGAAGAGATCCAGCGCCGGGCCGTCGCCTCCCAGGCCCTCTACGAGGTGGGCACCGAGGTGTTGAGTCTGCGGGACCGGGATGCGGTGCTGCGTTCTGTCGCCGCCCGTGCCGCCTCGCTCCTCCGGGCCGACGTCGCCGTCGTGTGCCTGTTCGCCGGGCGGGGCGACCGGGCCGTCGTGCGCGCGGCGTCCGGCCCGGCGGCCGGCGCCGTCGCCCGGGGGAGCACCTTCCCGGTGCCGGCCGGTGATCTCCAGCAGGGCTGCGTGACCTGTGCCAACATCGACGCGGCGCTCCGCTCGTCGCACCTGGCGGTGCCGCTCACCGTCGGTCGCCGCACGGTGGGTGCGCTCTGTGTCGCCTCCTCCACTCCACGGACCTTCTCCCCGGAGGACCGCGAGATCCTCAACGGCCTGGCCAACCTGGCCGCTATCGCCGTGGAGAATGCACGGCTGCAGGGGCAGGTGCGGTCACTGGCGGTCGCTGAGGAGCGCGAGCGCATCGCGCGGGAACTCCACGACAGTGTTGGCCAGGTGTTGGGCTACGTCAACACCAAGGTCCAGGCAGTGAAGCTCCTGCTGGAGGCCGGGAAACTGCCGGAGGCCCTGGCACAGCTGGGGCAGCTGGAGGACGCGGCGCGCACGAGCTACGCTGACCTGCGGGAGGCCATCCTGGGGCTGCGCACCGAGATCTCGCCCCACTGCCGGCTGGTGGACGCCTTGCGGGAGTATGTCAGCCGTTTCAGTGAGCTGAGCGGTGTGGAGACCCGGTTGCTCGTCGAGGGCGATCCTGCCGCATACCTCGTGGACCCGCCCGTCGAGCTCCACCTGATCCGCATCGTCCAGGAAGCGCTGGCCAACGTCCGCAAGCACGCGCGGGCCCGGCGCGCCTGGGTCTGGTTGGTGGAGCGGGGAGGGACCCTGATGGTGTCCGTCAGCGACGACGGCGTGGGGTTCGACCCGGCCCGCGTCGGCGGGGGGCTGTGGCCGCGGTTCGGCTTGCAGACCATGCGCGAGCGGGCGGAAGCCATCGGCGGTTCGTTCGCGGTTCGCCGCCGCGACGGCGGGGGTACGGTGGTGAGCGTCTCCCTGCCCGTGCATCGCGGGGGACCTGTGGATGCGCGTGCTGCTGGTGGATGA
- a CDS encoding response regulator transcription factor, with amino-acid sequence MRVLLVDDHPLFRDGLRSLLQARGVQVVGEASDGQEALERAWQLRPDVVLMDITMPRMDGLEATRLIKARMPDVKVVILTVSDEDRMLFEAIKSGAQGYLLKNLRADEFFDLLSGIERGEAPITRRLASRILEEFAREPGGPSRPGTHDALTERERDVLRCVSQGASNREIAVMLRISENTVKYHMRNILEKLHLRNRAEVVAYAARRGWLPPERPPDSDPP; translated from the coding sequence ATGCGCGTGCTGCTGGTGGATGACCATCCCCTCTTCCGCGACGGCCTCCGAAGCCTGCTCCAGGCCCGGGGCGTTCAGGTCGTCGGCGAAGCCAGCGACGGGCAGGAAGCGCTCGAGCGCGCCTGGCAGCTTCGGCCCGACGTGGTCCTGATGGACATCACCATGCCCCGGATGGATGGCCTGGAGGCCACGCGGCTCATCAAAGCCCGGATGCCCGACGTCAAAGTCGTCATCCTGACCGTCTCTGACGAGGACCGGATGCTCTTCGAGGCGATCAAGAGCGGGGCGCAGGGCTACCTGCTCAAGAACCTGCGGGCTGACGAGTTCTTCGACCTGCTGAGTGGGATCGAGCGAGGCGAGGCTCCCATCACCCGCCGCCTGGCCAGCCGCATCCTGGAGGAGTTCGCCCGGGAACCCGGCGGCCCGAGCCGACCCGGGACGCACGACGCGCTCACCGAACGGGAGCGCGACGTGCTCCGCTGCGTCAGCCAGGGCGCTTCCAACCGCGAGATCGCCGTCATGCTTCGCATCTCGGAGAACACGGTCAAATACCACATGAGGAACATCCTGGAAAAGCTGCACCTGCGGAACCGCGCCGAAGTGGTGGCCTACGCGGCCCGGCGGGGATGGCTCCCGCCGGAGCGGCCCCCGGACTCCGACCCGCCCTAA
- a CDS encoding plastocyanin/azurin family copper-binding protein, with protein MGRAVGLATMVLVLALLVGAATAGGGRQVTVTMGEDGPRMFFRPARIVLASGVETELVLVNRGRLKHEFMVYAPPKPGMSRDALHEWAEDNNYFKGLEVTVEGSGLEVETRELIEIEVAAGKSAEVKFTPKKTGTFEMACLIKDPVDHYQAGMRGTLVVK; from the coding sequence ATGGGGCGTGCAGTGGGGCTCGCCACCATGGTGCTCGTCCTGGCTCTCCTCGTGGGTGCTGCCACCGCGGGCGGCGGGCGGCAGGTGACCGTCACCATGGGCGAAGACGGCCCGCGCATGTTCTTCCGCCCGGCTCGGATCGTGCTGGCGTCGGGCGTCGAGACGGAGCTCGTCCTGGTGAACCGCGGCAGGCTGAAGCACGAGTTCATGGTGTACGCGCCGCCGAAGCCCGGCATGTCGCGGGACGCCCTGCACGAGTGGGCCGAGGACAACAACTACTTCAAGGGCCTTGAGGTCACCGTGGAGGGTAGCGGGCTGGAAGTGGAGACCAGGGAGCTGATCGAGATCGAAGTCGCCGCGGGGAAATCCGCGGAAGTGAAGTTCACGCCGAAGAAGACCGGAACGTTTGAGATGGCCTGCCTGATCAAGGATCCGGTGGACCACTACCAGGCGGGGATGCGAGGCACGCTCGTGGTGAAGTAG
- a CDS encoding cupredoxin domain-containing protein: MGQRAVTASAVFVAVLATAAAIYLVDQGYRPPISAAPPVTPEIRRFDLYLHAFEVGDRPVYHWMPPTLVVNAGDPVMLRVINADPDSAHGFALGAFNLAVPSIPPGQATTLRFRATRPGVYHFGCALTGCAADHASQVGQLVVLGDTPP, from the coding sequence ATGGGGCAGAGAGCGGTCACCGCCAGCGCGGTCTTCGTGGCGGTCCTGGCGACGGCGGCGGCCATCTATCTGGTGGATCAAGGGTACCGCCCGCCCATCTCGGCCGCGCCGCCGGTGACGCCGGAAATCCGCCGGTTCGACCTCTACCTGCACGCCTTCGAGGTGGGGGACCGCCCCGTCTATCACTGGATGCCGCCGACGCTGGTCGTCAATGCTGGCGACCCGGTGATGCTGCGGGTGATCAACGCCGACCCTGACAGTGCCCACGGGTTCGCCCTGGGCGCCTTCAACCTCGCGGTCCCCAGCATCCCGCCCGGGCAGGCCACCACCCTCCGCTTCCGGGCCACGCGGCCCGGTGTGTACCACTTCGGCTGCGCCCTCACCGGCTGCGCTGCGGATCACGCCAGCCAGGTGGGCCAGCTCGTCGTCCTGGGCGACACGCCGCCGTGA
- a CDS encoding 4Fe-4S dicluster domain-containing protein, which produces MRVSRRSFLKLAAAAGMVAAWAVGEPAAPVRRPWVGAGRGVPALARSTGQAGRPRRWVMVVDLAKCDGCQECTRACTAMHRVPPGQEWIRVYEMRDEATGLAYWLPRPCMQCDNPPCVKVCPVSATWKRDDGIVMQDTSRCIGCRYCIAACPYQARAFNWLEPAATPERTGEAYDPEWNRVHFKGTTEKCIFCPALIKEGKLPACVAACPMGAIYFGDREEDAVTNSQGETVRFSALVTEQAGYRLLEELGTEPRVYYLPPRQRLYPAPPAEPAAAPVPAAAPRRTVPPDRPGAVGGAVP; this is translated from the coding sequence GTGAGGGTCTCGCGACGGTCCTTCCTCAAGCTTGCCGCCGCCGCCGGGATGGTCGCGGCATGGGCGGTGGGCGAGCCGGCGGCTCCGGTGCGCCGCCCGTGGGTGGGGGCGGGCCGCGGCGTGCCGGCCCTCGCCCGCAGCACGGGCCAGGCCGGTCGGCCACGTCGCTGGGTCATGGTGGTGGACCTGGCCAAGTGTGACGGCTGCCAGGAGTGCACCCGGGCGTGCACCGCCATGCACCGCGTCCCGCCAGGACAGGAGTGGATTCGGGTCTACGAGATGCGGGACGAGGCCACCGGCCTGGCCTACTGGCTGCCGCGTCCCTGCATGCAGTGCGACAACCCGCCGTGCGTGAAGGTCTGCCCGGTCAGCGCCACGTGGAAGCGCGACGACGGCATCGTCATGCAGGACACCAGCCGGTGCATCGGCTGTCGGTACTGCATCGCCGCGTGTCCCTACCAGGCCCGGGCCTTCAACTGGCTCGAGCCGGCCGCCACCCCCGAGCGGACCGGGGAGGCGTACGACCCCGAGTGGAACCGCGTGCATTTCAAGGGCACCACGGAGAAGTGCATCTTCTGCCCCGCCCTGATCAAGGAGGGGAAGCTTCCCGCCTGCGTGGCAGCCTGTCCCATGGGTGCCATCTATTTCGGCGACCGTGAGGAAGACGCCGTGACCAACTCCCAGGGCGAGACGGTCCGCTTCTCGGCGCTGGTGACCGAGCAGGCCGGCTACCGCCTGTTGGAGGAGCTGGGCACCGAGCCGCGCGTCTACTACCTGCCGCCGCGCCAGCGCCTCTACCCCGCGCCGCCGGCGGAGCCGGCGGCGGCACCTGTGCCGGCGGCGGCGCCGCGACGGACCGTTCCGCCGGACCGGCCTGGCGCCGTCGGAGGTGCGGTGCCATGA
- the nrfD gene encoding NrfD/PsrC family molybdoenzyme membrane anchor subunit, with the protein MSRPPHHGFSDREERLLASLSAGGTGFSALIGGLLAVVVWGLVAYATQLRHGLGVTGLRDHVLWGVYIANFVFFIGVSHVGALMSAILRLTGAEWRRPITRMAEAITFASLLMGALMPVVDMGRPDRLLTLIGHGRLQSPILWDILSITTYLTGSTLFLYVPMIPDLALLRHRYAGGPAWRRRLYTLLSLGWQDTPAQRHALETIMRVLAVMIIPIAVSVHTVVSWIFGMTLRAGWNSTIFGPYFVSGALFSGAAAVVTAMATFRWAYHLEDYITEAHFRRMGYLLIALGLAYGYFTFAEYLTPAYKMATAERGYLTAVFSGPLARLFWFTQLTGILLPVLLLTLPRIAWVPRLHRVPLLRPRPALAAAVTYAVATVVLSAAGPRMTMARVNLTALIPPWALPALVLWLFLAWLPVFHVRPIAAAVVASLLVNVGAWLKRYLIIVPTLLNPFLPIQRAPTGWAAYQPTWVEWSITAGALAGFALIYIGFSKVFPIIPIWETRQEPAPLRPAGQEGVPGVPAL; encoded by the coding sequence ATGAGCAGGCCGCCTCACCACGGGTTCTCGGACCGCGAGGAGCGCCTGCTCGCCTCGCTGTCGGCGGGCGGAACGGGCTTCTCCGCCTTGATCGGGGGGCTGCTGGCGGTGGTCGTCTGGGGCCTGGTGGCGTATGCCACGCAGCTGCGCCACGGCCTGGGCGTCACCGGTCTGCGCGACCACGTCCTGTGGGGCGTCTACATCGCCAACTTCGTCTTCTTCATCGGCGTCAGCCACGTGGGCGCCCTGATGTCGGCCATCCTGCGTCTGACGGGCGCCGAGTGGCGGCGCCCCATCACCCGCATGGCGGAGGCCATCACCTTTGCCTCCCTCCTGATGGGAGCCCTGATGCCGGTGGTGGACATGGGGCGACCAGACCGGTTGCTGACCCTCATCGGGCATGGCCGACTGCAGTCCCCGATCCTGTGGGACATCCTGTCCATCACGACCTACCTGACCGGCAGTACGCTCTTCCTCTACGTGCCCATGATCCCCGACCTCGCCCTCCTGCGCCACCGCTACGCCGGGGGCCCCGCCTGGCGCCGGCGGCTGTACACCCTCCTGAGCCTCGGGTGGCAGGACACCCCCGCCCAGCGCCACGCCCTGGAGACCATCATGCGGGTGCTGGCGGTGATGATCATCCCGATCGCCGTCTCCGTGCACACCGTCGTCTCCTGGATCTTCGGCATGACGCTGCGCGCAGGCTGGAACAGCACCATCTTCGGTCCCTACTTCGTCTCGGGGGCCCTGTTCAGCGGGGCCGCGGCGGTCGTGACAGCCATGGCGACGTTTCGGTGGGCCTACCACCTGGAGGACTACATCACCGAGGCGCACTTCCGGCGCATGGGCTACTTGCTCATCGCGCTGGGGCTGGCGTACGGCTACTTCACGTTCGCGGAGTACCTGACGCCCGCCTACAAGATGGCGACCGCCGAGCGGGGGTACCTCACGGCCGTCTTCAGCGGTCCCTTGGCGCGGCTGTTCTGGTTCACGCAGCTGACTGGCATCTTGCTCCCGGTGCTCCTCCTCACCCTGCCGCGGATCGCCTGGGTGCCTCGGCTGCACAGGGTACCGCTGTTGCGACCGCGGCCGGCGCTGGCGGCAGCCGTCACGTACGCCGTCGCCACCGTGGTCCTGTCCGCCGCCGGCCCGCGCATGACGATGGCCCGCGTGAACCTGACCGCGCTGATCCCACCGTGGGCGCTGCCGGCGCTGGTCCTCTGGCTCTTCCTGGCCTGGCTCCCCGTCTTCCACGTCCGGCCCATCGCGGCCGCCGTGGTCGCTTCGCTGCTGGTGAACGTCGGCGCATGGCTCAAGCGCTACCTCATCATCGTCCCGACGCTGCTCAACCCCTTCCTGCCCATCCAGCGTGCACCGACTGGGTGGGCCGCCTACCAGCCCACCTGGGTGGAGTGGTCGATCACGGCCGGCGCGCTGGCGGGTTTCGCGCTCATCTACATCGGGTTCAGCAAGGTGTTCCCCATCATCCCCATCTGGGAGACGCGCCAGGAGCCCGCGCCGCTCCGCCCGGCCGGCCAGGAGGGGGTCCCCGGTGTCCCGGCGCTTTAG